ATCGCTGCCGTATTTGACAGATTTAATGACCGGACGAGATCCGTCTGGGGAATTCGAAAACAGTGCTCTTCAAATCTTGCGGTCAATTCCCCGGGTAAACCCGTCGTTTCTTTCCCAAACACAAAAAAATAATCCTGATCAGGATCAGAATAGTCAAAATCATAGACATTCTTTTCTCCGATGGTTTCAATAAAATAAAAGGCCCCCTCAGGATAACGCGAATACAGAGCGTCAAAACTGTCATGATGCTCCACCTTTACACTCGGCCAATAATCACAGCCTGCCCGCTTTAACATCCGGTCATCCGTGGAAAACCCGAGAGGATGAATCAGGTGCAG
This genomic window from [Bacillus] selenitireducens MLS10 contains:
- a CDS encoding tRNA (cytidine(34)-2'-O)-methyltransferase; translation: MSIHVVLYEPEIPANTGNIARTCAGTHSHLHLIHPLGFSTDDRMLKRAGCDYWPSVKVEHHDSFDALYSRYPEGAFYFIETIGEKNVYDFDYSDPDQDYFFVFGKETTGLPGELTARFEEHCFRIPQTDLVRSLNLSNTAAIVVYEALRQQAFAPIQIKKTVD